In bacterium, a genomic segment contains:
- a CDS encoding glutamate--cysteine ligase: MALIFNGSPEPTLGVECELLLIDPKTWQAVNRAPELLAELGDVGWAKPELLQCIVEVITTPCRTVADVKRELVDKFRKTEEAANKLGMTTAFMATHPTALWHDMVITDNPRYMNLVNRMQWPARRAMIMGLHVHVGVKSAEKAIAIFNAMTTFLPHLLAVSAASPYFMGEETGLASSRIKVFEAMPTAGLPQRMLNWAEFQRFMKTLIHAGAIQSIQEIWWDVRPHPKFGTLEIRICDGTPDLKDVLALVALAQCLICYLEDLYDNGETLPIHKYWFIKENKWRATRWGLDADIVHTDDGATRHMRDDLHFLVKTLTPFAIQQNCLEELQHIVKITDRGGSYERQRSVYRKTENFMAVTESVVSEFQESVRQA, from the coding sequence ATGGCCTTGATATTTAACGGCTCTCCGGAACCTACGCTGGGCGTAGAATGTGAACTGCTGCTGATTGACCCGAAAACATGGCAAGCGGTCAACCGTGCCCCCGAACTGTTGGCTGAACTGGGCGATGTCGGTTGGGCTAAGCCCGAACTCTTGCAATGCATTGTCGAGGTTATTACGACACCGTGCCGCACGGTGGCGGATGTCAAGCGCGAGCTTGTGGATAAGTTTCGCAAAACCGAAGAGGCCGCCAATAAGCTGGGCATGACCACTGCATTTATGGCGACGCACCCGACGGCGCTATGGCACGACATGGTGATTACCGACAATCCGCGCTACATGAATCTGGTCAATCGTATGCAATGGCCGGCACGCCGCGCGATGATTATGGGGCTGCATGTGCATGTTGGTGTCAAATCGGCGGAAAAGGCGATTGCCATCTTCAACGCGATGACCACTTTTCTCCCGCACCTACTGGCCGTATCGGCGGCGTCGCCGTACTTCATGGGCGAGGAAACTGGACTGGCGTCATCGCGCATCAAAGTTTTTGAAGCGATGCCAACCGCAGGGTTGCCGCAGCGTATGCTCAATTGGGCTGAGTTTCAAAGATTTATGAAGACGCTGATTCATGCCGGAGCGATTCAGTCGATTCAGGAAATTTGGTGGGACGTGCGCCCGCATCCGAAATTCGGAACACTCGAAATTCGCATCTGCGACGGCACCCCCGATTTGAAGGACGTGCTGGCGCTGGTGGCGCTGGCTCAATGTCTGATATGCTATCTTGAAGACCTGTATGACAACGGCGAAACGCTGCCGATTCACAAATACTGGTTCATCAAGGAAAACAAGTGGCGCGCCACCCGCTGGGGATTGGACGCGGACATCGTGCACACGGATGACGGAGCGACACGGCATATGCGTGACGACCTGCACTTTTTGGTCAAGACGTTGACGCCATTCGCCATTCAGCAGAACTGCCTTGAAGAACTGCAGCACATTGTGAAAATAACAGACCGGGGCGGAAGCTACGAACGTCAACGCTCGGTCTATCGCAAGACCGAGAACTTCATGGCGGTCACCGAATCCGTTGTCAGCGAGTTTCAGGAGAGCGTCAGGCAGGCTTGA